A genomic region of Arcobacter sp. LA11 contains the following coding sequences:
- a CDS encoding HAD family hydrolase: MEKIILFDLDGTLIDSTDAIVSTFHHTFEKLDYNFTGTDEDIKSLIGYPLDIMYQDLGIAQEVVWDYVEAYKDRYREISKQQTELLEFAKEAVELAGTFARLSIVTTKTGLYSEQLLEHMNIMQHFEHVTGREHVENPKPHPEPIHRTLDLMQIKNTCDIWMIGDTELDLIAANSAGINSVGVLCGYGEEDTLKEHTSHIAKNPLDAVKLIKKISES; this comes from the coding sequence ATGGAAAAAATTATTCTCTTCGATTTAGATGGAACTCTAATCGACTCTACTGATGCTATTGTATCAACATTTCATCATACATTTGAAAAACTAGATTATAATTTTACAGGAACAGATGAAGATATAAAATCTTTAATTGGTTATCCCCTAGATATAATGTACCAAGATTTAGGTATTGCTCAAGAAGTTGTTTGGGATTATGTTGAAGCTTATAAAGATAGATATAGAGAAATATCTAAACAACAAACTGAACTACTAGAATTTGCAAAAGAAGCCGTTGAACTTGCGGGAACATTTGCAAGATTATCTATAGTTACTACAAAAACTGGACTTTATAGTGAACAACTTTTAGAACATATGAATATCATGCAACATTTTGAACATGTTACAGGACGTGAGCATGTCGAAAATCCAAAACCTCATCCAGAACCAATACATAGAACATTAGATTTAATGCAAATAAAAAATACTTGTGATATTTGGATGATTGGAGATACAGAACTTGATTTAATTGCTGCAAATTCTGCAGGAATAAATTCTGTTGGAGTATTATGTGGATATGGAGAAGAAGATACATTAAAAGAACATACTTCTCATATTGCAAAAAATCCCCTTGATGCAGTGAAACTTATAAAAAAGATTTCGGAGTCTTAA
- a CDS encoding tripartite tricarboxylate transporter TctB family protein, translating into MSKNTIGSIFFLVFSIFYFISVFDIKKMPGAEFETMTAATFPFYVGITGILISILMIVLPIILKNKEEVSDVITMSYLKTLDFKTTSYFIAVMIFYGFTIRSLGFILSTIIFLALGFLLLKERNLKRIFLVSVGVSVGFYLILNNLLGVYIDPGFIVSYFTGGES; encoded by the coding sequence ATGTCTAAAAATACAATAGGTTCAATATTCTTTTTAGTTTTCTCTATCTTTTATTTTATTAGTGTATTTGATATTAAAAAGATGCCTGGTGCAGAATTTGAAACAATGACAGCTGCAACATTTCCTTTTTATGTAGGAATTACCGGTATTCTTATTTCTATTTTAATGATAGTTCTTCCTATTATTTTAAAAAACAAAGAAGAAGTATCAGATGTAATAACAATGTCATACTTAAAAACATTAGACTTTAAAACTACAAGTTATTTTATTGCCGTAATGATTTTTTATGGATTTACAATAAGAAGTTTAGGTTTTATTTTATCAACAATTATTTTTCTAGCTTTAGGCTTTCTTTTATTAAAGGAAAGAAATTTAAAAAGAATATTTCTAGTCTCAGTTGGTGTATCTGTAGGATTTTATTTAATATTAAATAATTTACTTGGAGTATATATTGACCCAGGATTTATAGTAAGTTATTTTACAGGAGGTGAGTCATGA
- a CDS encoding AraC family transcriptional regulator yields MNNQIIKHTNILIKKDGLHQTFIKNIAIYKTTKAVPRAPLIYDLCLIIVLQGEKVGYLGENVFNYNSHNYLVVPTTIPFECETIASKEEPFICLLITIDKKIMYEIIDLIANKDALNSKCQTSKLGVFSDNVTSQVEDTILRVLQTLSSKEESRILGESLLKELYYRIASGENSYFLHKMFLNTKIEAKIARSLRTMHENYNQHLDIPTLAREEDMSTSSFHTHFKKITTLTPLQYIKKIRLNKAHELLAQQSFQVNDTAFAIGYESSSQFSRDFKSFFGYPPKEAKPSFEEYLIV; encoded by the coding sequence ATGAACAATCAGATAATTAAACATACAAATATACTCATCAAAAAAGATGGACTACATCAAACATTTATAAAAAATATTGCTATATACAAAACTACAAAAGCTGTTCCAAGAGCTCCACTTATTTATGACCTTTGCCTAATCATTGTTTTACAAGGGGAAAAGGTAGGCTATTTAGGAGAAAATGTTTTTAATTACAATTCACATAATTATTTAGTTGTTCCAACTACTATACCTTTTGAATGTGAGACTATTGCTTCAAAGGAAGAACCTTTTATCTGTTTATTAATTACAATTGATAAAAAGATTATGTATGAAATCATTGATTTAATAGCAAATAAAGATGCTCTAAATTCTAAATGTCAAACAAGTAAACTTGGAGTATTTTCAGATAATGTGACATCACAAGTTGAAGATACTATTTTAAGAGTTTTACAAACTCTTTCTTCAAAAGAAGAATCAAGAATTTTAGGTGAATCATTATTAAAAGAGCTTTATTATAGAATTGCTTCTGGAGAAAACTCTTATTTTTTACATAAAATGTTCTTAAATACGAAAATAGAAGCAAAGATTGCAAGAAGCTTAAGAACTATGCACGAAAATTATAACCAGCACTTAGATATTCCTACACTTGCACGAGAAGAAGATATGAGTACCTCATCATTCCATACTCATTTTAAAAAAATCACTACGCTTACTCCTCTTCAATATATTAAAAAAATACGTTTAAATAAAGCACATGAACTATTAGCACAACAAAGTTTCCAAGTAAATGATACAGCATTTGCAATAGGATATGAAAGTAGTTCACAATTTAGTAGAGATTTTAAAAGTTTCTTTGGTTATCCTCCAAAAGAAGCAAAACCTTCTTTTGAAGAATATTTGATAGTTTAA
- the nifJ gene encoding pyruvate:ferredoxin (flavodoxin) oxidoreductase, with the protein MSKQFATMDGNEAAAYVSYAFTEVAGVYPITPSSQMGDNTEKWATQGKKNLFGGIPKVIEMQSEAGAAGTFHGSLQAGAMTTTYTASQGLLLKIPNMYKVAGQLLPGVIHVSARALAAHALSIFGDHQDVMSARATGFAMLATGSVQEVMDLGGIAHLAAVKGRVPFMHFFDGFRTSHEINKVEVMDYDVFDRLLDKEAVQKFRDTSLNPESPVTRGSAQNDDIYFQGREACNKFYDAVPDIVNEYMQEISKVTGRNYAPFTYYGAEDATDIIIAMGSVTETAKETIDYLQKTEGRKIGLLTVHLYRPFSAKYFMDVLPESVERICVLDRTKEPGALAEPLYLDIKSVFYNEKKQPKIIGGRYGLSSKDVPPSQIIAIFDNLSSEDAKDNFTVGINDDVTFTSIDVGENVAVTEEVNECLFYGLGADGTVGANKNSVKIIGDKTDMYAQAYFAYDSKKSGGFTRSHLRFSKNPIRSTYLVSTPGFVACSKEVYLEQYEVIDKIREGGTFLLNSIHSVEDVIARTPDRVKKILADKKVKFYIINASKLARDIGLGTRTNTIMQAAFFKLADVIDYTTAKEYMKEYAEKAYGNKGDEIVKMNYAAIDSGEAGIEEVPVDSAWSNIVAGPLVVNSEYKGSEYVENFAKVVNAAKGDELPVSIFTNREDGTLEGGSTKYEKRGITTIVPEWNEETCIQCNQCAFECPHAVIRPFLLDKEEFANSPEGVKKYSIDATGKGLKDQNLKYKIQVSILDCTGCNVCVDICPTSEKSLKMVPFEDEEKKGEQENADYLFNDVTYKDYLVSKDSLKGSQFAKPLFEFHSACPGCGETPYIKLATQMFGDRMMIANATGCSSIYSASAPSTPYTKNEKGEGPAWANSLFEDTAEFGFGMHHANETIRNRMQATMEATMEEVSNPLKVLYKEWIENRNDGKKTQEIRDKLVPQLEQNQDLPGVADLFSLKKYIVRKSQWIIGGDGWAYDIGYGGLDHVLATGDNVNVLVVDTEVYSNTGGQSSKAARAGSIADFTNDGKASAKKDLGYISMTYGNIYVAQINSRASQKQTAQAIKEAEAYNGPSVVIAYSPCIAHGIKGGLMKSVDQGQLATDCGYWPIYIFDPRKIDEGKNPIKISGKKPNWDRYEEFLMQENRYISLKKLNPTYAEELLAKNKSDAQYRYRQLVRMAAADYSDELEGPNA; encoded by the coding sequence ATGTCTAAACAATTTGCTACAATGGATGGTAATGAAGCTGCTGCTTATGTATCGTATGCATTTACAGAAGTAGCGGGAGTATACCCTATTACACCTTCTTCACAAATGGGTGATAATACTGAAAAATGGGCAACTCAAGGTAAGAAAAACTTATTTGGAGGAATTCCAAAAGTTATTGAAATGCAATCTGAAGCTGGTGCTGCTGGAACATTCCACGGTTCACTTCAAGCTGGTGCAATGACAACTACATATACTGCATCACAAGGTTTACTATTAAAAATACCTAATATGTATAAAGTAGCTGGTCAACTTTTACCAGGTGTAATTCATGTATCAGCAAGAGCATTAGCTGCACATGCATTATCAATTTTTGGTGATCATCAAGATGTTATGTCTGCACGAGCAACAGGTTTTGCTATGCTTGCAACTGGTTCAGTTCAAGAAGTAATGGACTTAGGTGGGATTGCTCACTTAGCTGCTGTAAAAGGTAGAGTTCCATTTATGCACTTCTTCGACGGATTTAGAACATCACATGAAATCAACAAAGTTGAAGTTATGGATTATGATGTATTTGACAGACTTTTAGATAAAGAAGCTGTTCAAAAATTTAGAGATACTTCTCTTAATCCAGAATCACCAGTTACAAGAGGTTCTGCACAAAATGATGATATTTATTTCCAAGGAAGAGAAGCATGTAATAAGTTTTACGATGCTGTTCCAGATATCGTAAATGAATATATGCAAGAAATTTCTAAAGTTACGGGAAGAAACTATGCTCCATTTACTTATTATGGTGCAGAAGATGCTACAGATATTATTATTGCTATGGGTTCTGTTACAGAAACTGCAAAAGAAACAATTGATTATTTACAAAAAACAGAAGGTAGAAAAATTGGTTTATTAACAGTTCATTTATATAGACCATTCTCTGCTAAATATTTCATGGATGTATTACCAGAATCAGTAGAAAGAATTTGTGTACTTGATAGAACAAAAGAGCCTGGTGCATTAGCTGAGCCACTATACTTAGATATTAAATCAGTATTCTATAATGAAAAAAAACAACCAAAAATTATTGGTGGTAGATATGGATTGTCTTCTAAAGATGTTCCTCCTTCACAAATTATCGCAATCTTTGATAACTTATCTTCAGAAGATGCAAAAGACAACTTTACAGTTGGTATAAATGATGATGTTACATTTACTTCAATTGATGTAGGAGAAAATGTTGCTGTTACTGAAGAGGTAAATGAGTGTCTATTCTATGGGTTAGGTGCAGATGGTACTGTTGGGGCAAATAAAAACTCTGTTAAAATTATCGGAGATAAAACTGATATGTATGCACAAGCATATTTTGCATATGATTCAAAAAAATCAGGTGGATTTACAAGATCTCACTTGAGATTCTCTAAAAACCCAATTAGATCAACATACCTAGTATCAACTCCAGGTTTTGTTGCATGTTCTAAAGAAGTTTATTTAGAGCAATACGAAGTAATCGACAAAATTAGAGAAGGTGGAACATTCTTACTTAATTCAATTCATTCAGTTGAAGATGTAATTGCAAGAACTCCTGATAGAGTTAAAAAAATCTTAGCAGATAAAAAAGTTAAATTCTATATCATCAATGCATCTAAGTTAGCAAGAGATATTGGTTTAGGTACTAGAACAAATACTATTATGCAAGCTGCATTCTTTAAACTTGCAGATGTTATTGATTATACTACAGCAAAAGAGTATATGAAAGAGTATGCAGAAAAAGCATATGGAAATAAAGGTGATGAAATTGTTAAGATGAACTATGCTGCAATTGACTCAGGTGAAGCTGGAATTGAAGAAGTTCCTGTAGATTCTGCATGGTCAAATATTGTAGCTGGTCCACTAGTTGTAAATTCTGAATACAAAGGTTCAGAATATGTTGAAAACTTTGCAAAAGTTGTAAATGCAGCAAAAGGTGATGAATTACCAGTTTCTATTTTTACTAATAGAGAAGATGGAACTCTTGAAGGTGGTTCAACTAAATATGAAAAAAGAGGTATTACAACTATTGTTCCTGAGTGGAATGAAGAGACATGTATCCAATGTAACCAATGTGCATTTGAGTGTCCTCATGCAGTAATTAGACCATTCTTACTTGATAAAGAAGAGTTTGCAAACTCTCCAGAAGGTGTTAAAAAATACTCTATTGATGCAACAGGTAAAGGGTTAAAAGACCAAAATTTAAAATATAAAATTCAAGTATCAATTTTAGACTGTACAGGATGTAATGTTTGTGTTGATATTTGTCCTACATCAGAAAAATCTCTTAAAATGGTTCCGTTTGAAGATGAAGAGAAAAAAGGTGAGCAAGAAAATGCTGACTACTTATTTAATGATGTAACATACAAAGATTATCTTGTATCAAAAGACTCATTAAAAGGTTCGCAATTTGCTAAGCCATTATTCGAATTCCATTCAGCTTGTCCAGGATGTGGTGAAACACCATATATCAAACTTGCTACTCAAATGTTTGGTGATAGAATGATGATTGCAAATGCTACTGGATGTTCTTCTATTTATAGTGCATCTGCTCCATCAACTCCATATACTAAAAATGAAAAAGGTGAAGGTCCTGCTTGGGCTAACTCATTATTTGAAGATACTGCTGAGTTCGGGTTTGGTATGCATCATGCAAATGAGACTATCAGAAATAGAATGCAAGCAACTATGGAAGCAACTATGGAAGAAGTTTCTAATCCTCTTAAAGTACTATACAAAGAATGGATTGAAAATAGAAATGATGGTAAGAAAACTCAAGAGATTAGAGATAAATTAGTACCTCAATTAGAGCAAAACCAAGATTTACCAGGTGTTGCAGACTTATTTAGTCTTAAAAAATACATTGTAAGAAAATCTCAATGGATCATCGGTGGTGATGGATGGGCATATGATATTGGTTATGGTGGACTTGACCACGTACTAGCAACAGGAGACAATGTAAATGTACTTGTTGTTGATACAGAAGTTTACTCAAATACTGGTGGACAATCATCTAAAGCAGCGCGTGCTGGTTCTATTGCAGACTTTACAAATGATGGAAAAGCAAGTGCTAAAAAAGATCTTGGATATATCTCTATGACTTATGGAAATATTTATGTTGCACAAATTAATTCTAGAGCAAGTCAAAAACAAACTGCTCAAGCTATTAAAGAAGCAGAAGCATATAATGGTCCTTCAGTAGTAATTGCTTACTCTCCTTGTATTGCACATGGTATCAAAGGGGGATTAATGAAATCTGTTGACCAAGGACAATTAGCAACTGATTGTGGTTACTGGCCAATTTATATCTTCGATCCAAGAAAAATTGATGAAGGTAAAAACCCAATTAAAATTTCTGGAAAGAAACCAAACTGGGATAGATATGAAGAATTCTTAATGCAAGAAAATAGATATATTTCTCTAAAGAAATTAAATCCAACATATGCAGAAGAACTTCTAGCTAAAAATAAATCTGATGCTCAATACAGATACAGACAGCTTGTTAGAATGGCAGCTGCAGATTACTCTGATGAGTTAGAAGGTCCAAACGCTTAA
- a CDS encoding tripartite tricarboxylate transporter permease, whose amino-acid sequence MMDGIVAGVVTALSMYNIFMVAIGCFAGTFIGMLPGLGPISAIALMIPITYGMEPSSGLILIAGVYYGAVFGGSTSSILINAPGVAGTVASSFDGYPMARKGQAGKALAIAAYASFSGGTIAAIFLLFAAPALAKVSLSFQSSDYFALMVLGLTAVAAFAGKGKFLKAAIMTIFGLMLATVGTDSDSGIARFTFGRMDLIDGISFLLLAMAAFALSEAMMNILDKKESSKEEQEALKKDIGSLKLTKEEVKEMVPVVGRSSVLGFFVGVLPGAGATIASFLAYGMERSFANVKEKLKFGKGSVKGLAAPESANNAACSGSFVPLLTLGIPGSGTTAVILGALVSYGIQPGPTMYVDNPALFWSVIISMYIGNIVLLILNLPLIPYIARLLTMPQQVLLPLIIFFSLIGVYLVTFNNFDIYMMTLFAVVALFLRIIDFPMAPMILGFILGGMMEDNLRRALTISDGELSFLWERPITLSILIITIILLLMPLISEFLAKMKKGKEA is encoded by the coding sequence ATGATGGATGGTATTGTAGCAGGTGTAGTAACTGCCCTTTCAATGTATAACATCTTTATGGTGGCAATTGGATGTTTTGCTGGTACATTTATTGGAATGCTTCCTGGACTTGGACCAATTTCTGCAATTGCACTTATGATTCCAATTACTTATGGTATGGAACCATCTTCAGGACTGATTTTAATTGCAGGTGTTTATTATGGAGCTGTTTTTGGAGGGTCTACATCATCGATTTTAATTAATGCTCCAGGTGTTGCTGGAACTGTTGCTTCATCTTTTGATGGTTATCCAATGGCTAGAAAAGGACAAGCTGGAAAAGCGTTAGCAATTGCAGCATATGCATCATTTTCAGGTGGTACTATTGCAGCAATTTTTCTATTGTTTGCGGCACCAGCTTTAGCAAAAGTGAGTTTAAGTTTTCAATCATCTGATTATTTTGCTTTAATGGTATTAGGACTTACAGCAGTAGCAGCCTTTGCCGGAAAAGGTAAGTTTTTAAAAGCTGCTATTATGACAATTTTTGGTCTTATGTTAGCAACAGTTGGAACAGATTCAGATTCAGGAATTGCAAGGTTTACTTTTGGAAGAATGGACTTAATTGATGGTATTTCATTTTTACTTTTAGCAATGGCAGCCTTTGCTTTATCTGAAGCTATGATGAATATTTTAGATAAAAAAGAGAGTTCAAAAGAAGAACAAGAAGCGCTTAAAAAAGATATTGGTTCTTTAAAACTAACAAAAGAAGAAGTAAAAGAGATGGTTCCTGTTGTTGGGCGTTCATCTGTTTTAGGATTTTTTGTTGGAGTACTACCAGGTGCTGGAGCAACGATTGCATCATTTTTAGCTTATGGTATGGAAAGATCTTTTGCTAATGTAAAAGAAAAACTTAAATTTGGAAAAGGAAGTGTAAAAGGTTTAGCCGCACCAGAAAGTGCAAATAATGCAGCATGTTCAGGTTCTTTTGTACCTTTATTAACTCTTGGTATTCCAGGTTCAGGGACAACTGCTGTTATTTTAGGAGCATTAGTATCTTATGGTATTCAACCAGGACCTACAATGTATGTTGATAACCCTGCACTATTTTGGTCAGTAATTATTTCTATGTATATTGGGAATATTGTACTTTTAATTTTAAATTTACCATTAATTCCATATATAGCAAGATTATTAACTATGCCACAACAGGTGTTGTTGCCACTGATTATATTCTTTTCATTAATTGGAGTATATTTAGTTACATTTAATAACTTTGATATTTATATGATGACATTGTTTGCAGTTGTTGCACTATTTTTAAGAATTATTGATTTTCCTATGGCTCCTATGATTTTAGGATTTATTTTAGGTGGAATGATGGAAGATAATTTGAGACGAGCATTAACAATTAGTGATGGAGAGCTTTCTTTTCTTTGGGAAAGACCTATTACTCTAAGTATTCTTATAATAACAATTATTCTGCTTTTAATGCCACTAATTAGTGAGTTTTTAGCTAAAATGAAAAAAGGTAAAGAGGCATAA
- a CDS encoding iron-containing alcohol dehydrogenase: MSLTYDFYNPTTIHFGKGQVSSLVKHLSKDNKILVVYGGGSIKKNGVYDEVSKVLEGFNWTEFSGVEANPSYETMNKAVEIVKNEGIDFILAVGGGSVIDGCKYLAAASLYDGDGWDFLDGKAEVEKALPLGVVLTLPATGSESNMASVLSRKKTDEKRFFYSPFVFPQFAILDSSFMNTLSDRQLANGLVDAFVHICEQYLTKINTSLVHDGYSETLLKGLVKLAKDWENRSDALWQENLMLLANQALNGFIGSGVVQDWATHFIGHELTAFYGLDHAQSLAVVQPQLLRVMKEDKNEKILQLGTNVFGQKGSVEEIIVMLEKLYESVGISTNLNDYNIDDKVIENVIPALKSHGMSSMGENENITLDVSEKILKMTMK, encoded by the coding sequence ATGAGTTTAACATACGATTTTTATAACCCAACAACTATTCATTTTGGAAAAGGACAAGTTTCTTCTCTAGTAAAGCATTTATCAAAAGATAATAAAATATTAGTGGTTTATGGTGGAGGCTCTATTAAAAAAAATGGTGTATATGATGAAGTATCAAAAGTTTTAGAAGGTTTTAACTGGACAGAGTTTAGTGGAGTAGAAGCTAATCCAAGTTATGAAACTATGAATAAAGCTGTAGAAATTGTAAAAAATGAAGGTATAGATTTTATTTTAGCTGTTGGTGGAGGTTCTGTTATTGATGGATGTAAATATCTTGCAGCAGCATCTTTATACGATGGAGATGGATGGGATTTCTTAGATGGAAAAGCAGAGGTAGAAAAAGCATTACCTTTAGGTGTTGTTTTAACACTTCCTGCAACAGGAAGTGAATCAAACATGGCATCGGTACTTTCAAGAAAGAAGACAGATGAAAAAAGATTTTTTTATTCACCTTTTGTATTTCCTCAGTTTGCAATATTAGATTCAAGTTTTATGAATACATTAAGTGATAGACAATTAGCAAATGGTTTAGTTGATGCTTTTGTACATATTTGTGAACAATATTTAACAAAAATAAATACTTCATTAGTCCATGATGGGTATAGTGAAACATTGTTAAAAGGATTAGTAAAACTTGCAAAAGATTGGGAGAATAGAAGTGATGCTTTATGGCAAGAAAATCTTATGCTTTTAGCAAACCAAGCTTTAAATGGATTTATTGGTTCAGGTGTTGTTCAGGATTGGGCTACTCATTTTATAGGACATGAATTGACAGCATTTTATGGACTTGACCATGCTCAAAGTTTAGCAGTAGTTCAACCCCAACTTTTAAGAGTTATGAAAGAAGATAAAAATGAAAAAATTCTTCAACTAGGAACAAATGTATTTGGTCAAAAAGGAAGTGTAGAAGAGATAATTGTAATGCTTGAAAAATTATATGAAAGTGTAGGAATATCTACAAATTTAAATGATTATAATATAGATGATAAAGTTATTGAAAATGTAATTCCTGCTTTAAAGTCTCATGGAATGAGTTCTATGGGTGAGAATGAAAACATTACCTTAGATGTAAGTGAAAAAATTCTAAAAATGACAATGAAATAA
- a CDS encoding DUF1439 domain-containing protein: MNFHKKLQYLLSSILFLFFLTGCVHKIDKQGLTVSITPNELTQSFDDSFPINKDFIFGNIKIDNPTIEIPKNSKRINADINLAFATMFTEIQYGNFSISGKPLFDKKESSVYLQNVKIDNFKFAELKLGNEFTKTFLKSLNPMVNQLFRKYPIYKIPKESFQGSFVKDIQIKDSQLLVTYGL, encoded by the coding sequence ATGAATTTCCATAAAAAACTGCAATATCTGCTTTCTTCTATTCTTTTTCTATTTTTCTTAACAGGTTGTGTTCATAAAATTGATAAACAAGGATTAACAGTAAGTATCACTCCAAATGAATTAACTCAATCATTTGATGATTCTTTTCCTATAAATAAAGACTTTATTTTTGGAAATATTAAAATTGATAATCCAACAATTGAGATTCCTAAAAACTCTAAAAGAATTAATGCTGATATAAACCTAGCTTTTGCAACTATGTTTACAGAAATTCAGTATGGTAACTTTTCAATTTCAGGAAAACCACTTTTTGATAAGAAAGAGTCTTCTGTTTATCTTCAAAATGTAAAAATAGATAATTTTAAATTTGCAGAACTTAAACTTGGAAATGAATTTACAAAAACTTTTTTAAAATCTTTAAACCCTATGGTAAATCAATTATTTAGAAAATATCCCATATATAAAATCCCTAAAGAATCTTTTCAAGGTAGTTTTGTAAAAGACATTCAAATAAAAGATTCTCAACTTTTAGTTACTTACGGTCTATAA
- a CDS encoding tripartite tricarboxylate transporter substrate binding protein, giving the protein MRNSMTKVYRNLAFAGCLVAGLATSSVASGVEKVHFLIPGGAGGGWDGTARGVGEALKKSNLVKETSFENMSGGGGGKAIAYLIETAKKQKNTLMVNSTPIVIRSLQGVFPQSFRDLTLVSSVVADYGVLVVRNDGKYNNWKEVKAQFDKNPRKMKVAGGSSRGSMDHLVAAQIFKAAGANPKAVRYVPYNAGGKAIAGLLTGEVDVLSTGLGEVLEKHKKGELKIIGVTSNEDVEGIPSFKGMGVDAYFANWRGFFGAPNLDKAKVDAFAKVLGDMYNTPEWEVVRKRNGWGNLYQPKEKFESFLVNQEKVIGSLMKEMGFL; this is encoded by the coding sequence ATGAGAAATTCAATGACAAAAGTTTATAGAAATCTTGCTTTTGCAGGATGTTTAGTTGCAGGTTTAGCTACTTCTTCTGTAGCATCAGGTGTAGAAAAAGTACATTTCTTAATTCCTGGTGGTGCAGGTGGCGGTTGGGATGGAACTGCTAGAGGTGTGGGTGAAGCACTTAAAAAATCAAATCTTGTAAAAGAGACTTCGTTTGAGAATATGTCTGGTGGAGGTGGTGGTAAAGCCATTGCTTATTTAATTGAAACAGCAAAAAAGCAAAAAAATACTTTAATGGTAAATTCAACTCCAATTGTAATTAGATCATTACAAGGTGTATTCCCTCAATCATTTAGAGACTTAACTTTAGTATCTTCTGTTGTTGCTGACTATGGTGTATTGGTTGTAAGAAATGATGGGAAATATAATAATTGGAAAGAAGTAAAAGCACAGTTTGATAAGAATCCAAGAAAAATGAAAGTTGCAGGTGGTTCTTCAAGAGGTTCTATGGATCATTTAGTTGCAGCTCAAATTTTTAAAGCAGCTGGAGCAAATCCTAAAGCAGTTAGATATGTTCCTTATAACGCAGGAGGTAAAGCAATTGCTGGTTTATTAACTGGTGAAGTTGATGTGTTATCAACTGGTCTTGGTGAAGTTTTAGAAAAACATAAAAAAGGTGAATTAAAAATCATTGGTGTAACATCAAATGAAGATGTAGAAGGAATTCCAAGTTTCAAAGGTATGGGTGTTGACGCATATTTTGCAAACTGGAGAGGTTTCTTTGGAGCACCTAATTTAGATAAAGCAAAAGTTGATGCATTTGCTAAAGTTTTAGGAGATATGTATAACACACCTGAATGGGAAGTGGTAAGAAAAAGAAATGGTTGGGGTAACCTATATCAACCAAAAGAAAAATTTGAATCATTTTTAGTTAATCAAGAAAAAGTAATTGGTTCTTTAATGAAAGAAATGGGATTTTTATAA
- a CDS encoding response regulator transcription factor, with protein sequence MEKFKDYTILYIEDDEGVRTINSRFLSRMFNELYEAKDGQEGYELYKKYHPDIILTDINMPRLDGISLSKKIRQNDKNTKIIISTAFSDKNYLLDAIELRLEKYIIKPLTSRNLIPALTKAVEDLEKEKDVKIVLSENFYFDNSTSLFYLDEKVLELNKKELLFLKLLVLNKNRVVSYEEIEQFVWEDEYMSLNSLRTTIGFLRKKIPFNCIKNISNMGYKLKLED encoded by the coding sequence ATGGAAAAGTTCAAAGATTATACTATTCTTTATATTGAAGATGATGAAGGTGTTAGAACAATAAACTCAAGATTTTTATCCCGTATGTTTAATGAATTATATGAAGCAAAAGATGGACAAGAAGGATATGAACTTTATAAAAAATATCATCCTGATATCATATTAACAGATATCAATATGCCTAGACTTGATGGGATATCTCTTTCTAAAAAAATAAGACAAAATGATAAAAATACAAAAATTATAATTTCAACAGCTTTTAGTGACAAAAATTATCTTCTTGATGCGATTGAGTTAAGATTAGAAAAATATATTATTAAACCTCTTACTAGTAGAAATTTAATCCCAGCACTTACAAAAGCTGTTGAGGATTTAGAAAAAGAAAAAGATGTTAAAATAGTATTGAGTGAAAATTTCTATTTTGATAATAGTACTTCACTTTTTTATTTAGATGAGAAAGTTTTAGAATTAAACAAAAAAGAGTTACTATTTTTAAAGCTTTTAGTTTTAAATAAAAATAGAGTAGTAAGTTATGAAGAGATTGAACAGTTTGTCTGGGAAGATGAATATATGAGTCTAAATTCTTTACGAACAACAATTGGATTTCTACGAAAAAAAATTCCGTTTAATTGTATAAAGAATATTTCAAATATGGGGTATAAATTAAAACTTGAAGATTAA